Part of the Eleginops maclovinus isolate JMC-PN-2008 ecotype Puerto Natales chromosome 3, JC_Emac_rtc_rv5, whole genome shotgun sequence genome is shown below.
GCAGCATGGACACGCGAACATGACTGATGATCGATGGTGAAGTCGCACCAGTCAGGGTTCCTCCCAAACAAGTAGTACTTCTTTTCATCTATGATCAGTTTCTACAGGGAGAGACAGTTTCTGTTAGTCATAGTCATTCAAACTGGCTGAAATGGTCTgtaaacaatctctctgtgccTCTGAGCCATAACTCTACAGTGTTACTTTCCACTGAAGAGCTTAAATCTCAGGGCTGCTGATGATTTTGCACCATTTGAAGCCATGCAGCCATAGAAAGTCCCAAATGTGTTCACATCTGGGACAAAGTGGACTGTCAGGCGTGTATCTGGTGCATTCAACTATCCTACAATATTATCCGTTACATATGGGGGTGCAATGAAGTGAAGGACATctactcaagtaatgtacttaagtatttttgGGTACTTGTTCCTTAAGTAGGACTTGTCACTTGTAACACTTTAGTATTTCTAATTTCAGTAACATATCGGAGTACTCTTTCCATCACTGATCACATGCTTTGACAGGATTGTACAATTAAACTTatggaaaaaaaaccaaacaaaattaCCTCCATTAATTTATCTCCCTTCATCACGTCTAGATGGAGTCCCTGGGGTGGCTTTCCTGCcctgcaagaaaaaaagaatgaactttttaaacatttacagaGTATACATTTCGTGCATTTGTACAGAGGTGATCATTTAGAGGTGTATTGCTGTATCAGCTCATGAAAACGTTAACGTTGCAGCGGACGTCATCTATGCAGAGCTATCACAGACCAGAAATAAAAAGACTGAGACATGTTAAAATGCCCTATCATTATCACTAGAGGACTTCTGCtcataaaatacacttttaaaatcaTGCATATGCAGCAACTTCTTAAAAAAGGacgaagaagaaaaaggacacCAGCGTTcattggttagcatgctagctagCTTGGTTGCTATTGAATGCTACAGTCAATAGAACCTTTTCTCTGAGTTGAAGGTCAGTTATATAAATGAGGGAACGCTGTTCTGCTCATGTGCATTTGGTATCgaataacaaacaaacagttaaaaCTTTAGCATGTGCATTTTGCTCACCATGATGGACAATCAAAGGGAGGAGCACTCTCTTTGCTTATTTTAGTCGCCATCTTGCCTCATCTTCTCACTGCCGAGGTGCATGTTGGGAAAACGTGACTTGGGTTAACTGGCCTGGGAGTTGTAGTCTTACAACTCTAATACGTTACGTTCAAATAATCAGCTCtactatttaaaaataaatccaatgtgTCCGTTATTATTACTGATATTTAGCGAAGTTATCATGATCATACTTTCACTGTGCAAAAAGGGAGGGACAATACATTTGACAACAAGATTAGATTTTTGTCAGCCTAAATACCACTGGTTCCTgtcctcaagtaaaagtatataaCTATCGATcagatatttaggatcagatATACTCTGTTACAGGTAAAAATCATGTATTAAAAaggttacttttaaaaatacaaaaggagtggcatcaatatatacattaaataccGAAGTACTCATaatgcagattggcccatttccaAAATTATatgatttatgttttgattataattattgatgcattaatatgTTGATCACAGCTGCAAACAGTGCAGCTAATTTGTATTCCTTGGCATAGTGCAGTAGCTTGTGGATTTGCTCCAGGTGTAGCTAAAGTCTTATTAACATTACATTGTGGTGGCACATTGAGGGACATAAATCACCGTTGTATTGCTGTGGGTGGGAAACGTGTTATAGTGTTTCCATACGGACCCGGTAGTGGGTGGGACCTAAGAGTTCCGATTTGCTGTTGTCAATCATTCATGCCGCGTAGTAGAAAGTAGTTAAattgtgttcgtgtgtgtgtgagttaaatGGAGATTAAAGTGTGGAGTTCCATATGAAACACACCGCCTCCGACTCCCATTTATCGGCTCTACAAagtgtttattaaatgtcatatcattaatccaaatctgcacgGTAACTCAAGTATACACTAAACGTAGTTGAGTTAAAATACACTATTTACTTCTTAATTGCATTGGGTTAGATTTAGAAATTATACTCGATTAAAGTATAAGTCCCTCAAAATTCtacttaaatgtactttaactGTGAATAGGTgtgttgaagaaaaataacatttaaatctgATTTGTGTTGTGGAAATTAATCTGAGACAAGTGTTGTTGTGAGAAGTTTGCATCTTAATTCTCGGCTgagtttaaaggaaaaaaacataccTCCATTTTCAGTACATGGGTGGTTTGTCAAAATAGCATTTGCCCAAAAATGGGGCTGGGGGAGGGGTTGATAAAAAGGTTAAACAAGGTTTTCATTAGTAAAGTGTTGTGGGTTTTGTCCGATGCTGTGGGATGATTTTGTCATGTCACAGAGGTGGGAGGAGATCAGCAGAAGGAAGTAAGGGGTTGCTGTCTTTTTCTCAAGTGAACAGAAGGTATAATACAATTAGCTCCTAAACAGCTCAAGGTAACCCTTTTCTGGTTGTCTTGGTTAAACATGTAGCCTCTGTCCTATCTGTCAATTATGAagaattatttttgtgtgtttgtgttagtaCTTCGCAAAATAGATTAAGGAACAAATTATATTCAACTATGTGTAATCTCTTCACACAgtctttacatatttaaaaaaaaaacgttgtgGTTTTAATAAGACCATGTTTGCACCTGCTTGTCATGCAAACACAAGATGATGTGTCTTGAATGTTTTGTTCTTGAAACAAAATTGATTATACATACAATTTACAATTTATTATCCCAGGAATTGTATGTAGATGCAgatcaacacacaaacacattacattttgaccCATTTCCTTTAAATAGTCTAAATAAGAATATTAACTTATATGTTCTTCCTGTGAAAGCAAATCAAATAGTAATTTAGAATTCTTAAGTTCACATCAACAGTACCATGAAGCATAACTCATATAATTTGTCCTCCGCCTTCGAATGCAAGCAACGTGCAAAAAGTTCCTGTTACTTCCTCATTCAATTTTGTGGTTTTGACTGAGAGGCAACCACCTTTTATGCTTCAGTTGTCAGCCTTCACTTCTGATCGCAGTTCACTGAGCCAGCAGTGATGGCAGGCCTGACTGCTCTGTCACTTGAACAATGCATTGCTTCATTGGACAAATCTTGTCTGCCAAAAATTCTAAAAGTTTGCTCTGGAGTGTATTTCCAAGGTAAgcatttgattgttttattcattgtgAACTGATAATGTGAGGGTAGATGAGGCGAGGACACAGCTGAGTGGGTTCAAGATTATCTGACGAGAAAGGTTGCAACACATGGAAAAATGTCTGGATTTTTGTATTGTGTCTGTTGCATACTTTTGAacctttattgtatttatgttgcatATTTTCCAAACCCCACATCAGacctttttattgaaaaagtaGCACTGAGCATTATCTTTTTGTTGGTTACTTGTGCTTGAAAGACCTGCTCACTTTTAAATGATGATCTTGGTATTTGACTTTGCTCTATTTCCTATTGTCATTCTCAGGGTCTATATATGAACTTTCTGGGAGTGAAGTCTGCTTTTCTACTGGGGATCTAATAAAGGTCATTGACATTGAGCTCCTGTCAGTTAGCTGCAATGACATCAGCAACAATGTGAAGTTTGAGCTTCCTATCAACCACACAGGTCGGTCTGAGCTGCAGATAAGATTCTCGTGAAAACAGCTCAATTTGTTTCTTAGCTGATTGCTGACATTTGTTGCTCTTTCTCAGGTTTGTTCAAGCTTGTTCCTGAGGAGATGCCATACAGTTCAGTCAAGGAGATGGTGAGCCTGAGGCCCCAGGGCATAGAGACCTGCCTCCCCTTCACTTTCAGCAGCCGCTCAAAGATAACCGTTGGGAACTTCACAATGGGGGCAGGAAGAGCTTTGACGGTGCTCTCCGTTGAGAAGCATGAGGGTGAAGAGGATCATGTGCGCTGCCATGTTAAAGGACAACAAGAAACCTCGGCAGAAGTGTGTATCCCACTCTCTGCCCAAGGGGAGTTCAGAGAGTGTGAAAGTGAGGAGCGCTTCACTTTGCAAGAAATCCTGTCCTCGCCATGCCTGCGCACTCGCAGGTTTCACTTCATCAACACCACCATGTGTGAGCAGTCCCTGAACCTCTGTCCGATATACCAGGTCCACGCCATCATGAGCAGTAAGATAACCAGATTCtcattttgtttgaaaataattgaaagtATCTGAATTGAGCGTATAGTACATCATCATATCGGTTGATTAGAattgaatcaaataaatataaattgtaGTCACATGTTATTTCTCAAGCACTACACTCaatttttagcctttgcagaccatttacatgcacaaaaacctatataacacacaacaggaaagggaaatcccaaaaagcataaaagggcatTGTTTTAGATGTCATTACCTACCACTcaataaagtattaaaagtgTAGAGTAAAATGTGTGCCACCTTGACCAACGTCAATACATTAGTGATCAAACATATGATACAGATTATTATATTAGTATACAGTCCTCTTGACAGTTTATCATCTCCATAATGATTACTTTTGCTTGTGAGACTTTCAGTACATGTTGTTGATGACCACATTACGTTTCTTTTGCCTAATggaagtgtattttttaaacagtacTGCTATTTCTACTTGTATTGTACACTGCCCAgcccaaaaaaaagaaggtcACAGGCCTGTGGGGCGctgtgctatgatctggggttgctgcagttggtctggtctaggttcagcaactttatgtgcccaaagaatgaggtcagctgactacctgaatatactgaatgacagaaatgaatgttgtgaccttgcagaagcttgtggaaatgatgccaaagcgaatgcgtgccgtaatcaaagctaaaggcggtccaacgaatattagagtgtgtgaccttttctttggccgggcagtgtataattACATAGAGGAACAGTGTTCTTTCCATCACTGATAAAGCACAATGTATTTCATCAAGTACTGCTTCTATAATTGTTTCTCTTTTACAGTGAGGAAGAACGTGTTGAAGTTTCCCTCCAGCTTAGAGGTGGATGTGGTCGATGTCACCGATCTGTGTGAAGATTTGAATTTTGTGACGCCGCTCAGCCTGACAGAGGCCGTTTCCCAGTCAGATGAATCCTTCCCTGTGTTAGTGGAGATATTGGAAGTCCCTGAGACACGGTCTCTGTTCAAATGCAGCTGGCTACCAGAAATGAACAAGGGCAGCAACATGGTTTTCCACAAGAAAGGCATCACAGCCATGGCTCTGTTATCCAGCCTGAAGAGCCGAAAGTCACAGCAGTTCTTCCTGGTGTCTCAGCAATACGGTGGACGATTCCGCAGGCGGCCAAGAGAGTTTAATTCAGTGTATGAGCTGTATGTTGCTTCAACCCAGACATCGGGTCTGAAAGTGGGTGTaacaaggagctgtgaggaggtggaggaggagggcctGCCTGCTCTCAGTGTGGGAGATCAGCTGGAAGTTGTTCGCTGTGAGATGATGGAGCTGCCTTCTGAAAGCAGCAAGAAGAGCTTTGTCGAGGCTCTCCTGTGTAGGCGTCAGGAGCCAGATGATggtgaggatgatgatgatgatgaagaggaagaagacaagGTGAAGCAGGAGGATGGCAGAGAGGATATTTTTCTGCCTCTGTACATGCAGTGTCCCTTTGTGGAAATGCTCAGTGATAACAAGAAGTACAGACTCAAGGACTTGGTTAAGCAGTTCAGTTTTCCCCTGGATGTTAAAGTGGTGAGCCGGGACACTGAACTTGAAGCTGATCCCCTCGTTGGGTTTGCATGTCTCAGAATAGAAGCGTCCATGTTAGAACCCACCATCCAGGCCAGCTTTGCAAACAGGCCAGAACACTGTTTTGAAATCCCAACACAGTGGCTCTCTATGTCTGTCGATTTTACCAAGGACCCCCTTCCATGGCCTGTCAGCCAACCCCCTAAATGCCACGTGGACACAGTCACTGAGGTGACAGACATGTTCTTTTATGAATTTCGCAAACAGGGGATCTCCGATGCAGCTCCTCCACCCCGACCCCCAAAGCCAAACATGTCCTCTTCAAAGTCTCCCAAAACACCATCAAAACCCTCAAAAAAATCAACGAAAAAGTCATCCAACAAGAGCGACCCTAGCCAGGAGTTAGCCAATATGACTTTGAATAGCAAACGAAGGCCCCCAGCTCCCCTACCTCCAGTAAGTATGTATTTTAGTtctttagtatttatttagAGTGGAAATACTTTTAGTAAATGCACAGGACGGGATAAAAAGAAACCAACCAAcactgatataaaaaaaaatacattatgttTTAAAGAAGAACATTAAACTGTATAGAAAATCAACAGTGAGATGAAAGTTGCCATGAGACTGTTTCAGGGAATAGGAAGTGAATTTATAAGAAATTGAAATACAGAAGTACCCATCTGAGGAGTTTAAATAATGGGAGAATATGAGCATTAGTCATATTATCTTATAATAACTGGAAAACATGAGTTTTTCTATAATATTTGATTGGACACTAGTTGTATATGTCCACTTTCGAAGGTGCTACGAATAAAAGtagcaaatgtgttttaaagaaacGTATCGTTTTTGAGTACAGTAATGTTACTAACAAAATGTACAGAAGAAACATATTCCTCATTAAGCAGATGATAAATGGacattattatacagtatacCGTATTAAGTATACTTAAACTCACAAGGTATGTAAGGATATGCTTTAGAGTTATAGAATACATAAAGTTGTGTACTGATGTACAATACATCATGTTTTAATTGCGATACAATTCCAATATGTCTGCAGCTTTATGGACACATACCATTTTTTCATGCACAAGTTTAGACGTGTATTGTGGTTGAGCAGTCATTTTTATCAAAACTTCTTGTCATGTGTCTCAAGTAATTCCATGAAACCAACCACAGTGTTGCTTTTGACtgagaaaacaatatttttttcacaGTGAACCGGAATATTCAAACTCAAACGAAATGCTTCCACTTTTTGCTGTGGTGAAGAAATGGGGAGTTTAATCAAGCTGAATGTttcttatttcctctttttgtgCAGGCTATTTTGACTGATCAACCTCCACCACTAGTACCCCGAAAGCACTCAGCGGCTGAGATGAAAACAGGCAATGCTCTGCCGAACACTTACGTGGAAAGGGCGGACTCGATGAAAAACGGTGAAGCTCCGTCTCCAAATGTTTCAAGTTAAAATGAAAACTGGTTtctcttaaaaaaagaagacaactcaagtttgtaACTCAAGCAGGAGGACCTTCATTTGGGCACTTTATTCGGATGCAACTAAAAACACATTGGTGCTCTAGTCTATAACACAAGGACAGCAACACCTTCCAGTAGAACAAACCAAACCTTATAAAACACCAGCGTGAATATGTGTCAAAGATATTTGGGCCAACAAAGAGTGGCTTCATAATCCGCTCACTCACTCTCTAGTCTTGATGTATCTATGACACAAGAACATTGCATGTGGCATTGACACAATATATGAAATACACTACAGTACCCAGGTGAACGAGGAAGTAGAAAAGTGCTTGAAATAGAGCTCGATGATAGAGAGGATCAGCTTTATCATATCAACTCATttacttgtttgtgtttattggaTTTGGAGGAGGAAAAGTATTGCAAATATACAATATTAATGACTAAAAAATGAACTGTACTTCTCTTTTCCCACAGTGCAATGCAGTCCACATCTGCATGAAGTCGCAGCAGACGTGGACAGCGACCACGACTATGAAACTGTGGATGAGACTTTTGCCACGATCCTGAAGAACGCCCAACAGAACGTCATGTTTTACTGAAATTATTTTCAATATGGTCTGTGGGAACTGAAAAGAAAATGGCATATGGCAGTCATCAAGCTCTTTCGTCTTGAATTATTTTAGAGACGAAATGGTGTCAAATAAGGTCAGATATTTCAGTAAAAGAGCTCTTATCATGCagggctttccctttcctgtactttgttaaataggtttttgtgtaaCTTAAACGTAtagattggactcctttgtttgatagtcactatgtaacacttgctctTCTCTTAGCTAACGCCcgaacacattgtacgtgatagttATAgtggcaggacatctctaagcagttaaccaatgacaacagagccggccagctaaccaatcagagctctggtttcagacggagggtgaaaagaggtgctgcagcacaggcaaaaATAAAGCACCTTTTGTATATTAAAggatggaaacatgtcacagtaaaggcaaataatacaaaatggaCCTGAAAATAAGAATTATATGTCTTTTctaaatattaaattacataGGCTCCTTCCTGCCTTTGATAATTTGCAGGATTTATAACACCCCGCAGGACTTTTGGTGGCTTGTGTCCTGACCTGTTAAAATCAGACCTTTTACCAGAGAGCAAACAAAGTGAATGATAGACAGCAACACTTTGATTAGCTAATGTTTACCCCCACAGTCTGGCAGTGTATCTCAAAACATAACAACCTGGCTTCTCATGTGGTCAGCGAAACACTTTGATGCCTCAACCATTTGTCTCTGAGCTTTAACCACTTTATTCTCCCAGAGAGTGAAAGTGGCTACAGCTGTTCCTTTTATCTTCAACACACTGCCCTTGTCATTTGTTGGAATATGTATAAGAATATTTGTCAGCTAATGTTGTATTTGGCTATATAAGAGTTTCAGGGGCTGTAATATTGTGTACAACAACgtgtgattgttttaatgtccTGAAGCAAGACAGCAACACTTTCCAGTATAACACACAACCAAAATTGAAATTGACAAATTGAATGAATAAGGAACCCTTCTACAGTATACGTGCAAACTAAACACTGTATACATTTAGAAAAGCTGAGAGCGCAAGTCTTAACCACATTTACCCCAATATAGCAGCAGCTCCCCTACAAGTCACAGATTTGCCTGTACTTTAATGTTGTACCAAAGATGTGTCTCAACAAAATAGTGGCTTAATAATCAGCGCACTCATTTGGTTCCTTTGAATTCTGTTAAAACCTGTTTACTTTGTTTAGCGGTGGATATTTATAGACATATTTTGGCTCTACATGTATGCATCCTGCCAACAAGTGAACTGAACAACAGGTGGACTTAttcaagtaaaaacagacatctgAAGTTGCGTCAAGCTAAAAACTcatgtaaataaagtgttttaatgcattttgacacatttcttgTTGTTATTGGGATTGTGTGTTGATGCCTCATTGTCTTTCACTCAGGTTTAAAGCACAAAATGTGGAGAAAAGTGAATTTCTTGAAGAATTTCTAAGCAAACTAGGCCTACTACATGAAGTAAGAAGAATATttattatacaatattttattttggcaaaAGTGAGTtacacagacaaagaaaaacgATTGAAGTACTTGcgttgaaaatattttaaaattacAAAATGCTTTTCAAACAAAAAGGTGGGTAACGCAGAGAAACAGCATTTActaccaacaacaacacttcCTCAAAAGCATTACCTCTGGGACTGGCAAAATACAGAAGCAGCCTTGAGGATACAGGATGTGTAAACCAACAGTCTCAACGAACTAATCCATGTTCTTCAGCTAACACCGACCACAGTGCAGTGACTGAGGAGGATCCTGGAAAGTCACTTAAGTTTTAGCGATGGCAAGGGCAGAGAGGTGGTGATTTAGTGGAAAGCTTTGAGTTGTTAGTCAGATACTGAAGGAAATATCAGGTTAAACTCAAAGAACGGCGTCTAATCATCGCTGTCTGTTGATTTGTAGTGATCTTCGTCGATGGTGGAAAAGATGTGACCTTCGTTGCTTAGGAATTCCACTGCTTGCCTGTTAGAGAACGAAGATAAGGAATGTTAGGGTCTTTTTGTATGAATTTAAAACGAGGCAAATAAAACTTTGACATTTACAACTGCAGCTGCAACCGTGGGTAAatcaagagaaaataaattggaacacatattttgcttttttctaGCAAACATTTGTagcttttccattttcttttctttgattgcaaatataaataaagtataaaatagaCACAGCTTTGGGATATCAAAAAGGTCATTATCAATACGAGAATGAAagtctataaaataaaaagggacgGGTGGCCTCAAACAACCTGGCAGTTGTCTTACAGATTATATTTAAGCCAGTTTTTAACCGATAAAGCCATCGAACCGAGTGCTCCAATGAAAATCCTGACTGCACATTATATTCAAAAGAATTACAAACTTTAGTATTTGCATTATATACAGTTATTGAATTGTTTAGGATTCTTCAGCTCAGCTTTGTCTGTTCATAAAAGGAAAGCTaagaaacaaaaatgcaaatgactGTCCATTGTCGATGAGTCATTATCAAAAAAGTCCCCAAATAGCATCACTGATCTGATGCTCTGATATTACTGTGGTTGCAATGCTTCATTACAGTGGAAAGAGCACTTTCTGTATTTTTGCAAGTTAACCATTcaacaacaggaagaggaacTTCTCTTACTTTATGACAAGGAAATTTATCCCAGTCAGTCGCAGCTTCAGATCATGAATGCTGATGCCCTGCGGTTCGGGGCAGCCTCTTATCAAACTCAGCACCTTGTGAGAGGAGCAATGACGCATCCAAACATGAACAAAGCGTCACAGTAGAAATACACATGCATCCTTCAACTCCAGAAACTGAAGCCAAAACCTACCTTTTCTCAGAAACCATGTTCGTGCATTCCAGATATAATAAGGAGGGGCCAGACAAATACAAGCTAGAATCATTTGCAAGTTTTTCTGATAATAACTGCAGCTTTTCTGTTCAGAGATTATGGTTGATGATCTTAATTCAAAGTTAAAttgtatgtttcattttttcttaattaattaattaacatacatttaaactttCATTGTCAGTGTTAGGTCAGCACACCCCAACTGAGTCCTACCTCATACCAGTGTATTATCTTCTAATTTAATACATCATTAAGGCTCACCTGATTCTGGTTTGCGCTTAACCCGTTGTTCACCATGTCTTTGGCACCTGAATAGCCTTCTCCCTTGTTTCCCGTGTCCAGTCGTGCAAGGGGCGTGACCtgtaagacaaacaaaaacaaattgccTGAACACATTTCCTGGTAACGGCATATAGAACCTCCCCAAAGAAAATGGGAAGACAGATTTGCAGAATAATGATATGAGCAAATGTGCTTCCTCATGTCTCTACAGGGGGAAAACAAACAGTATACTTTTCTCTGGTGGTTAAATGGCAATCGTTTTCAGTTTCTGCAAGCTTATTAGCATATTGAAAGGGATTGCAGGTCGGTACACTTGCATctgattaaaataaagaatacttaaacatatttttaagaaCTAACAGCTAAACTCTCTTcctaaaaatatgtgtttgcagCAAGCACAAACCTCCAGGGCTCAGCAGTGAAACCCATGTGGATGTTTTTTGAACGGCCACTTGAGGGTGGCTCCAGAAGGGAGTTAATCTCCATAGACTCCCATGCTAAAAGATATATTCTGACCCATGACTGCaaacccagctacagctccaaccacatcgtgaagttcgctgacgacactaccgtggtgggtctcatcagctaacaacgatgagactaactacaggaaggaagtgaaccagctggcccgttggtgccaaaataacaatctcttcctcgatgtggggaaaacaaaggagattgttgttgacttcaggagaacccactcccAACCCACCCTCCCTCTGACCgtcaatggtgctgctgtggagcaggtgagcagcaccaaatccctgggtgtgaccatcacagacgacctcacctggaacaacaccactgcactggcaaagaaggcccagcaacacctctacttcatcaggaagccCCCccctgctactgaaaatgtactttgcacaaagtattttttgcactaaagaactacctgcactactgtcaaactgtgttgattgtgtcgaacatatgtatatattacttaggttttttttgttcttgtttatatttgcactgtgggacggccagaaacggtatttcaattttctgtatgtataacacatgtggaaactttgacaataaagtggactttgactgatatatatattttatagacGTCCATACATTATTCAGTTTATGCTTTGCTTTAACCAAGAACAAAAGCTGCTGTGGTTTATGCTTCAGATTGCTTACCTGGCTCTGTGGTTTGCCGAGCATCATGTGCGCTTGAACAACCTCCAGCATGTGAGAGGTGATTTCATTCATATCCTCCAGGGGCCTGACGCCAAATGCCACGACAGATCTGTGATTCTGAGACAAGAAGCCAACGATTCACACTCATTTACAGGAACTACTACGCTAAAAACTAGaattacattattaaaacataaactgCTCATGAAACAAGCTTATCTACTAACAGTCCAAATGTCACATGATCACGTGGCCTTGCACTGGATCATAAAGTTaaagtttgtatttgtttttggtaCATATGAACAGTATGTAAAGGTTGGTAAACTCACCTGAAAAGAGCGCAGGTTGCCGGAGACTTTGACATACGTGCCTGGAGGCAGCACGGTGCTGTCCACACTGGGATCCTATCCCAAAGAAACACATTCTTATTAAAAGGACTTTGTGTAGTTTACCAAATACAGATATACTTAAGTTCTGATAAAGTgggaataaatacatgttctaTATGTTTACACTTGAATGTGTACTGCATCAATTACATCCTATTATAATTTAAGCGGTTTACGGGAAGGTAATGGCTTATCTCGACGttgtaattgttttcttttggaTGTATAATGTACTGCACAGATCACATTTATGCGAAGTCATGCAcattggtgtttgtgtgtcaccTCTTTGGTATCTGTTTTTCACCAAACCTCTCTCAGGTTATTTATAAAGGATGAGAAGCGAAACTGAATGTTGACCATCATTTCTGGATAGCATTGAGTTTGTGTAATGAGAATAGCCCAGCTCATAAAAGGGTCCAAGAACCACAGTAGAACAGGGAACCATCTCCTTCTTGgcaaattttttttttcatcatcctTTTTAAAGGCTTGTGCGAGGGTAAAAGCAGCATCACTGACCTCTGTGTCTACCCACTGCTTCACATCCATGGGTGCGCCTGTCATGTCGTCGACCTTGTACTGGATGTTGGTCATGGATTTGTCTGTGCTCCTGATGATACCCACAATGGTAACCTATGACACAGAACAGGAACTGTGAGATCAACAAGTTGAATTGCTTAATTGTGATTATAGCAGTGACTCAATAGATTGTAGAGTCACCTTCTCTTAAACAAGTTAAAGATGCATCAAAAAAATGAATCTGTTTCCTTCAAATCTGGCAgttttgactgtttttctctAACGGATTATTCTCCCAGAACTGTTGTCATGTTCTCTGCCCAGCTAGTGAAAAGTACAGACCATTAGAACCACCGAGAACTTTAATGTCACAATCACAGAAGATACTATCGATTGTTTCCAGCATTGAGTGAACCCATTAATTGTTGATCTCTATTAAAAACcagaaaatagaagaaaa
Proteins encoded:
- the themis2 gene encoding protein THEMIS2 yields the protein MAGLTALSLEQCIASLDKSCLPKILKVCSGVYFQGSIYELSGSEVCFSTGDLIKVIDIELLSVSCNDISNNVKFELPINHTGLFKLVPEEMPYSSVKEMVSLRPQGIETCLPFTFSSRSKITVGNFTMGAGRALTVLSVEKHEGEEDHVRCHVKGQQETSAEVCIPLSAQGEFRECESEERFTLQEILSSPCLRTRRFHFINTTMCEQSLNLCPIYQVHAIMSMRKNVLKFPSSLEVDVVDVTDLCEDLNFVTPLSLTEAVSQSDESFPVLVEILEVPETRSLFKCSWLPEMNKGSNMVFHKKGITAMALLSSLKSRKSQQFFLVSQQYGGRFRRRPREFNSVYELYVASTQTSGLKVGVTRSCEEVEEEGLPALSVGDQLEVVRCEMMELPSESSKKSFVEALLCRRQEPDDGEDDDDDEEEEDKVKQEDGREDIFLPLYMQCPFVEMLSDNKKYRLKDLVKQFSFPLDVKVVSRDTELEADPLVGFACLRIEASMLEPTIQASFANRPEHCFEIPTQWLSMSVDFTKDPLPWPVSQPPKCHVDTVTEVTDMFFYEFRKQGISDAAPPPRPPKPNMSSSKSPKTPSKPSKKSTKKSSNKSDPSQELANMTLNSKRRPPAPLPPAILTDQPPPLVPRKHSAAEMKTGNALPNTYVERADSMKNVQCSPHLHEVAADVDSDHDYETVDETFATILKNAQQNVMFY
- the rpa2 gene encoding replication protein A 32 kDa subunit: MWNQGGYNDSSTVGGYTQSPGGFASPAASQGGEKKGRTRATQIIPCTVSQLMSAAQAEEAFKVGEVEVTQVTIVGIIRSTDKSMTNIQYKVDDMTGAPMDVKQWVDTEDPSVDSTVLPPGTYVKVSGNLRSFQNHRSVVAFGVRPLEDMNEITSHMLEVVQAHMMLGKPQSQVTPLARLDTGNKGEGYSGAKDMVNNGLSANQNQVLSLIRGCPEPQGISIHDLKLRLTGINFLVIKQAVEFLSNEGHIFSTIDEDHYKSTDSDD